A genome region from Fusarium musae strain F31 chromosome 5, whole genome shotgun sequence includes the following:
- a CDS encoding hypothetical protein (EggNog:ENOG41), translated as MASKILEPSLGPIVRLASQWWLGSNTRKLEQQISVLNTALCENRSENESLEEMIKILKDTVEDLGDLQREIVRFMDFLIGIQDIVATVKDGDDRVLIKDLTAQDIDDMNDDPQLKNDYLRDVSLMKERLSIASRATELYNELSDKLIVPAIDWVGGLSTLNMSNESYGEMELEIKAKRLELSEGAEQLIMKRVAKIGIELKADYPQANVTELTEDISEEF; from the exons ATGGCGTCCAAAATCTTGGAACCTTCTTTGGGGCCTATTGTGCGACTGGCCTCACAGTGGTGGTTAGGATCGAATACCAGAAAACTGGAGCAACAAATTAGTGTTCTCAACACAGCACTGTGCGAGAACCGGAGTGAGAACGAGTCTCTG GAAGAAATGATAAAGATTTTGAAGGATACTGTAGAGGACCTCGGTGATCTGCAAAGAGAGATCGTAAGATTTATGGATTTTTTGATCGGCATACAGGACATCGTGGCGACAGtcaaagatggcgatgacCGTGTCTTGATAAAAGATCTTACTGCGCAAGACATTGATGACATGAACGACGACCCGCAGCTAAAGAAC GACTATCTTCGCGATGTTTCCCTCATGAAGGAGAGACTTTCTATCGCATCCAGGGCAACAGAACTATACAATGAGCTATCGGATAAGCTCATAGTTCCTGCCATCGACTGGGTTGGGGGCCTGTCCACTCTCAACATGTCTAATGAGTCTTATGGGGAAATGGAGCTTGAAATCAAGGCTAAACGATTAGAGTTGTCAGAGGGAGCTGAGCAGTTGATCATGAAG CGGGTTGCTAAAATTGGTATTGAACTCAAAGCCGACTATCCGCAGGCAAATGTAACTGAGCTCACAGAGGATATTTCAGAGGAATTCTAA
- a CDS encoding hypothetical protein (EggNog:ENOG41) — MSTRDLYQTPLDTSKPEIRLLEIVEDKDVVSCKLHTVTFSKQLHFAALSYVWGSAADRVNININGVEVPVSKSLARALKEVRGYWRYEFPERDQSKFRIWVDAVCINQADAAERTEQVKLMRDIYSSADLVLGWLGSDESNKVLRAVTTIMVLSKAFRAAKWDVDKLMDLEWLRSCGLTNEPECDEFWSSLDDLALLPYWRRVWILQENVLASTLFYIAPRVCIEYSSLMNVCHLFEILSIKLNEKQATKPNFVPSHIWMKFCPPKGTGFIQLRNILRFDIAKTMYKEILTESQEERQRTAVQLSVFGGTLEATDPKDHIYGLLGLSSLPLRPDYTKSVRDVYVDYCKAVLDVVGNSDKRALQFLRDAGSGVFKDPLGLPSWAPQFPSRATDNPTLIFDGEFNLVRIFPGIPRPTISDAKLHLSGVKLQTLKRVGGNPEIQNLQKGGSLADWIQDYISRIPLYPTKIPSIWALFLVVARMQKLALDTPSMLLLLNFTTRLDLQIPESDQPRGVAKYFQTPEADGLSVMIIQDGGNNPEMMGCISPLLGGPDELKARMFDVDAQQVFMMKRNYHTRLFETDAGYLGMGPQNCEVGDVICIVDGYEDLVLLRKRGDDHEYVGPCIGYGITDMYIKRKGEDGEIAVETFHLV; from the coding sequence ATGTCCACTCGAGACCTGTATCAAACCCCGCTCGACACCTCAAAACCCGAGATAAGGCTACTGGAGATAGTTGAGGACAAAGATGTCGTCTCTTGTAAATTACACACCGTCACTTTCAGCAAACAGCTTCATTTTGCAGCGCTGTCATATGTATGGGGCAGCGCAGCTGACAgggtcaacatcaacatcaacggcGTTGAAGTTCCCGTTTCAAAAAGTCTCGCCCGCGCCTTGAAGGAAGTTCGAGGCTATTGGAGGTATGAATTTCCCGAAAGAGATCAATCCAAGTTCAGAATCTGGGTCGACGCTGTTTGTATCAACCAAGCCGACGCTGCAGAACGAACTGAGCAAGTCAAGCTCATGCGCGACATCTACTCATCAGCTGATCTTGTACTCGGATGGCTAGGCTCTGATGAAAGTAATAAGGTCTTGAGAGCTGTCACAACCATTATGGTGTTGAGCAAAGCCTTCAGGGCAGCAAAGTGGGATGTTGATAAGCTGATGGATCTGGAGTGGCTAAGATCTTGTGGTCTTACAAATGAACCTGAATGCGACGAGTTCTGGTCATCACTAGATGACCTTGCGTTACTACCATACTGGCGACGCGTCTGGATCTTGCAGGAAAATGTCCTAGCCTCAACATTGTTCTACATTGCTCCACGAGTCTGTATCGAGTACAGCTCTCTCATGAACGTGTGCCACCTGTTCGAGATCCTTTCCATCAAGCTGAATGAGAAACAAGCTACGAAACCCAACTTTGTCCCAAGCCATATCTGGATGAAGTTTTGTCCACCAAAGGGTACCGGTTTCATCCAGCTACGAAACATTCTCCGATTCGATATCGCCAAGACGATGTATAAGGAAATACTTACAGAGAGCCAAGAAGAGAGACAGCGTACGGCGGTTCAACTTTCGGTATTTGGTGGCACGCTTGAAGCTACGGATCCGAAAGATCACATCTATGGCCTGCTGGGTCTCAGTTCATTGCCCCTCAGACCAGACTACACCAAGAGCGTCAGAGATGTGTACGTGGACTACTGCAAGGCAGTACTCGACGTAGTCGGGAACAGCGACAAGAGAGCATTGCAATTTCTACGAGATGCTGGCTCTGGTGTATTCAAGGATCCTCTTGGGTTGCCATCATGGGCTCCGCAATTTCCTTCACGAGCAACTGATAACCCGACCCTCATATTTGATGGAGAGTTCAACCTTGTTCGCATCTTCCCTGGCATTCCACGGCCAACTATCTCGGATGCCAAATTACATTTATCTGGCGTGAAATTGCAGACGTTGAAGAGGGTTGGAGGAAACCCAGAGATCCAAAATCTGCAGAAGGGAGGTAGTCTCGCCGATTGGATACAAGACTACATCAGTCGTATACCATTATATCCAACCAAGATTCCTTCAATTTGGGCACTTTTCTTAGTTGTTGCGAGGATGCAGAAACTGGCACTGGATACACCGAGCATGTTGCTATTGCTCAACTTCACGACGCGACTAGACCTCCAAATTCCAGAGAGCGATCAACCACGAGGTGTTGCAAAATACTTCCAGACACCTGAAGCTGACGGCCTGTCTGTAATGATAATTCAAGATGGGGGAAACAACCCTGAAATGATGGGGTGTATTTCGCCATTGTTGGGCGGGCCTGATGAACTAAAGGCTAGGATGTTTGACGTCGATGCCCAACAGGTGTTTATGATGAAGCGAAACTATCATACTCGATTGTTTGAGACTGACGCCGGATATCTGGGAATGGGGCCACAGAACTGTGAGGTCGGAGATGTCATTTGTATTGTGGATGGGTatgaggatcttgttctgTTGCGGAAGCGTGGAGATGATCATGAATACGTTGGACCTTGCATAGGTTATGGAATTACGGATATGTATATTAAGAGGAAAGGTGAGGATGGCGAGATAGCAGTTGAGACGTTTCATCTGGTGTAG
- a CDS encoding hypothetical protein (EggNog:ENOG41), translated as MTVSTNGSVKSTGIASLACVVCRKQHLKCDAGKPSCSRCKEAEQVCYYEPSRRGGRRKKHRSPAEELQQRNRQPVMQASQGDQQSSYVDCVTVNPISLPITPTSSSQELPPSGISQNTATSNDLVGSVTRHTRQSPQDESVQTQRRISDDQTPAQQPQPQNDNVMSYLTHLDPNIIAQTFGSNSLGSLNTPVQPCSDGDRLLRLYYENFHNAHPFLVPSSVFTSRNYPPYLRRMVEFAGSHYASSGPDAQLRAEVATDMMSAIETSTYMVQSLLIYSILLFFSRDLDTANRTFGQCTQMAMDLGMHLEDFASSRQLDNPIEAESLRRTWWEIYVTDISMAIPPKTMILRCSSTPPKVLLPCEEAFYNGRLDIPPSHHVLEFKRRVLSTGDVAFSSFSYRIEAATILGRVLLLNQLKNTSHDHTQSIENALLSWSNHLPSGKLEIVDSYGNIDEMMFQAHMIIALASMLLHLPRSNLYPLLADIKDPFLPFGQNHPLSSSTSLIQGIKATDASRRISDCISLCPNVPKHTPFVIPALALCGFIQIATSQGHPDECFEHHYNRVTLVLGCLKSARRMWRMAEAEYDRLRCCASELIADAMDRMNALPLSQTIPNSSSSMPTTSDQGGDLTLVSPARGNADSGLPRFDPLFLDPVCYDYSLFSALPDFHSS; from the coding sequence ATGACAGTCTCAACGAACGGATCAGTCAAATCAACCGGCATAGCAAGTCTCGCCTGCGTCGTCTGCAGAAAGCAGCACCTCAAGTGCGATGCGGGGAAACCCTCGTGTTCGCGTTGCAAAGAGGCGGAGCAAGTATGCTACTATGAACCATCGCGACGGGGTGGACGTCGCAAGAAGCATCGATCGCCAGCTGAGGAACTTCAGCAGAGGAATAGACAGCCCGTGATGCAGGCTTCCCAAGGCGATCAGCAATCTTCATATGTGGATTGCGTAACTGTGAATCCTATCAGCTTACCTATTACACCAACATCGTCTTCCCAGGAATTACCGCCATCTGGAATAAGCCAGAATACAGCTACCAGCAATGACTTGGTTGGAAGTGTCACCCGGCATACCCGTCAATCACCCCAGGACGAAAGTGTACAAACCCAACGACGGATTAGCGACGACCAAACCCCtgctcaacaacctcaacccCAAAATGACAATGTCATGTCATATCTAACCCATCTTGACCCTAACATTATTGCACAAACCTTTGGCAGCAATAGCTTGGGAAGTCTCAACACTCCTGTGCAGCCTTGTTCAGATGGAGACCGTCTCCTTCGACTATACTACGAGAACTTTCACAATGCCCATCCATTCCTCGTTCCAAGTTCGGTGTTCACGTCGCGGAATTATCCCCCGTATTTGCGGCGCATGGTTGAGTTTGCTGGTTCTCATTATGCTTCATCTGGCCCAGACGCGCAACTACGCGCTGAAGTCGCGACTGATATGATGTCCGCCATCGAAACCTCTACTTACATGGTTCAGTCGCTTTTGATCTACTCTATCCTATTGTTCTTTAGCCGCGATCTCGACACCGCGAACAGAACGTTTGGACAATGTACACAAATGGCCATGGACTTGGGCATGCATCTCGAAGACTTTGCGTCATCGAGACAACTCGATAATCCGATTGAGGCCGAAAGTCTCAGGAGAACTTGGTGGGAGATTTACGTTACCGACATCTCCATGGCTATACCTCCCAAGACAATGATCCTCCGATGCAGTAGTACGCCGCCCAAGGTTCTTTTGCCGTGCGAAGAAGCATTTTATAATGGCCGATTGGATATTCCTCCGTCACACCACGTTCTTGAGTTCAAGAGGCGGGTACTCTCGACCGGCGACGTTGCCTTCTCATCGTTCAGTTATCGCATTGAAGCTGCGACGATTCTAGGACGTGTCTTGCTTCTAAATCAGTTGAAGAACACAAGTCACGACCATACACAGTCCATCGAAAATGCTCTTTTGAGCTGGTCAAACCACCTGCCCTCTGGAAAGCTGGAGATCGTCGACTCGTATGGAAAcatcgatgagatgatgttccAGGCACATATGATCATCGCCTTGGCCAGCATGCTATTACATCTCCCGCGCAGCAACTTGTACCCACTACTAGCAGACATCAAGGACCCCTTCCTACCTTTTGGCCAGAACCATCCTCTTTCATCGTCAACGAGTCTTATCCAAGGTATCAAAGCAACCGACGCTTCGAGAAGGATATCAGATTGTATATCGCTCTGCCCTAATGTCCCAAAACATACGCCTTTCGTCATTCCAGCGCTGGCACTATGCGGCTTCATCCAAATCGCAACCTCTCAAGGCCATCCCGACGAATGCTTTGAGCACCACTACAATCGCGTCACCCTCGTTCTCGGATGCCTCAAGAGCGCCCGGCGCATGTGGCGCATGGCAGAAGCAGAATACGACCGTCTTCGCTGCTGCGCTTCAGAACTCATTGCCGACGCCATGGATAGGATGAATGCACTGCCTTTGTCGCAGACAATACCcaactcatcttcttcaatgcCTACAACATCTGATCAGGGAGGAGATCTAACATTAGTGTCGCCGGCGCGAGGGAACGCTGATTCGGGATTACCAAGGTTTGATCCTTTGTTTCTGGATCCTGTTTGTTATGATTATTCGTTGTTTAGTGCTTTGCCCGACTTTCATAGCTCTTAG